In the Primulina eburnea isolate SZY01 chromosome 15, ASM2296580v1, whole genome shotgun sequence genome, CTCCCTCTTAGCCTCGTTTTAATGTTCTCGTTCCACGGCTGCATCGCTCAGCTTGAACTTTCACAGCGGCAGTTCTGGCAGAATTTACAGGAGCAGCAGCAGCATCGCCTCCGGGCCAAGACCCAATGCAGGATTGAACGGCTGAATGCTCGTGAACCAAGCCGGAAGTACAATTATGATGCCGGACATTACGAGATTTGGGATTCAAATAGTGAGGATTTCGAGTGTGCTGGTATTGAGTTTGTTCGGTATGTAATCCAGCCCAAGGGCCTGTATCTTCCTCACTACATTAATGCCCCTGGACTCATCTACGTTACTGAAGGCAGGTTTTTGTACATGCGGGATTATCATTTATAATGTGTTTGAGATCATCTTTTCAATGTGTTCATGTGGGAAAACTTTACAGGAAGTGGGATCCATGGAGTCGTGTTTCCAGGGTGTGCTGAGACATTCGAATCAGACTCTAGCTTCTCTTCTTCAGAGGGTCATGAATCAAGATACCGTGATAGACATCAGAAGCTTCGGAGGTTCCGAAAAGGAGATGTCCTGGCTTTGCCTCAGGCCCTCACCTACTGGATTTATAATGACAAGAACACCCCGATCACCATTGTGGCACTTGTTGACGTTGGTAATGATAACAACCAACTTGATTTGCAATTCAGGGTAAGATATGAATAGTCGATAATTTCAAGAAATTTATTATTTGCCTTAGTTTTGGCATTTTAGACAAAATATACTCTTGGTTGTGTAGAAATTCTTCCTAGCTGGAAAGCCGCAAGCATCCCAAAGCCAAGGTGAATACAGAGAGAGCAGGAGGTCAAGAGAACAAGGATCCCAAGGCGGGAGAGGTCGTGAGGAAGAGCAGGAAAAGGGGAACATATTCGCTGGGTTTGATCAGGACCTTCTGGCGGAAGCTTTGGATGTCGACACGCAGATAATAAACAAATTGCAATCCAGGGAAGACGAAAGGGGGGTCATAGTCCGTGCTGAGAAGCTCCGTTTGGCTTTGCCCGAGTTTGAAGAAGAGCGAGAAAGAGAACGAGAGCCTGGGAGCGAAGGATACAACGGACTTGAGGAAACATTTTGCTCCGCAAAGATTAGGGAGAACATAGATCATCCTGCCAGGGCCGATGTTTACAACCCACGTGGGGGACGGCTAAGCACGGTCAACAGCCATTCTCTTCCTATTCTCAGCTACCTCCGCCTTAGTGCTCAGAAAGGTGTCCTCTATAAGGTAAAAATTGGCAAGTCATTCCAAAATCTAGATGACTATCTGTGCCTTTGTCATAGTATGGTTAGGAGAATTGAGATTGTTTGGCATATTTAAGAAGCTATAAAATAATGTAACAACTTTTATCTGCAGAACGCAATAATGACACCACACTGGAGCACGAACTCCCACAGCGCAATGTATGTCACCAGAGGAAGCGCGAGGATTCAAGTGGTCGGAAACAACGGAAGACGCGTGTTTGATGAGGATGTAAACCAAGGGCAGCTTCTTGTCATGCCACAAAACTTTGTTGTTGTAAAGAAAGCAAGCAACGAAGGCTTCGAATGGATTACATTCAAAACAAACGATAATGCGATCAGCAACCAACTTGCCGGGCGTCTCTCAGCCATCCGGGCCATGCCTATCGATGTTTTGACGAATTCATATGGCTTTTCGAGGGAGGATGCCTGGGATTTGAAGTACAAAAGAGAAGAAGCAACACTGTTTAGTCCAGGGTCAGAGTCTTGAGAATATGATGCTTACATATATCGTCAAAAATATATGGGAATGATCTGTGAAGGTTAATTTCTCTAtgtttgagagaataaataatCACCTTATGGATGTGGGGAAGTTTGCTTCTTGTTTAATGTAGAAAATGTGGTTTATGTTCCATGTGTACGTagtaataaaagaaaaaaagtttTTACTTTCTTGAAATGGTCTGAATTAATTAGTGTATTTGCAAGTAATTTGAACTACTTGTAATCTAATCAGAACTGAGTTTCAAGAATCCCACGATCGATTCCATACTTTGTCAATTTGTTGTACACATAAATCACTAGAAAAGTCTGCAAGTTGGTTTGCGCCACAACATCAACAAAAAACTGTCACAGTAATTTGAAACTTCAAGGACTTCAACCTGTCAATTGGGAGGCATACATTGTCGGGTACCAGTTCTTCTACAGTTGTTGGATTTAAGAAAAAGTAGTACAAATGATGGAGAACGAATATATTTATGGTGCTTCaactataaaataaaaaaatccaaTCCTGCTGAGGATTGTTCACGAAggaaattaattatatatttttaattatatgtaTACTTAACTGTCTATGTcacatttgatattatattacaTCTGGTATGATTTTATGCAAGAACATCAGAACCctacaatcattttcttttaattctaTGTTACACCTGATGATGATCTACATAAAAACATATGGAATTCACAATATATTTATTTGGATTCAGAACAtcatttgatatttttttgtacaaaatcatatcattattgctatttgaaatatgaatacaattaaaaaaatgggcaaaaacttgtgtgagacggtctcacgagtcgtatttgtgagacggatctcttatttgggtcatccatgaaaaaagtattacttttatgctaaaagtattacttttattgtgaatatgggtaggattgacccgtctcacagattaagatccgtgagatggtctcacgtgagactcactctaaaaaTGAAAACCACAAATTCAACACAGGATTGTCTTATAAACTTAGCAATTTTATTGATGATGATTTGTGACAAATTCAATACGACAAATAACACATTGAATTCAACGACAAAATTTGaattacaaaataataatattttcacaTAAATGTCTTTCGACACCATTGAAAATAAGTCTTCATCTCCTCTTTAGACGGCATATATTCACCCTTGATTGCCTCATGATCAAGAAAATTATGAATCCAAGCAATCAAGGATGGATATTTCGAAGGATCGAGAATCTTAAAACAAGCGATTTCCTCCCAGACAGGCAACACATACGAAATGAATCCAAGAACTAGATCTAAGTACCCGATTGTTTCCCCCCCGAAGAACGTATTCCCCCTCAGAATCTCTTCCATCTTTTGCAATACATCCATGGCCAATTTCAATCTTTCCTCTTGTATTTCTCCCTCTGAAAAAAGGAGTCCCTTTAAAGCTGGGAAAACCTGAAGAACACAAGTATTAAATTAGTCCTGATTCATGTAAAAAtgttaataattaattacaagctaagtatatatttattatacctTCTCTTCGGCAAACTTAACCCAAAATCGTGCTTGGGCTCTTTCGAGAGGATGTTGAGGCAGCAGGGGGTTATTTGTCCAAGCCTCGTCGATGTACTCCAGTATAATACATGACTCTGGCAAAGGTTTTCCATTGTGAACAAGAACTGGGACCAGGGCATACACAGGGTTAAGCTCAAAAATCAAAGGACTCTTGTCGAAAATATCTTCTTCTATGTATTCATATTCGACTCCCTTTAGTTTCAGCGCCCACCTAACCCTGTGAACGAATGGACTAACCCAAAACCCTACCACTTTCACACCCTCTTTGTTTTCCATGGAATGAATGGGATGGGAGAGGAAGATCAAGATGGATGTCACGCCTAGCTATTGATTATACTATGGGGAATTAATAACTTAGTTGAAACATTGTAATATCTCTGCTATATATAAAGATTGAGGTCAGAATATAGGTTGCTTACGGCATGGCTGAGCCAAAGCCTTATGCCAAGGATCAAGCTGTCCGATTTTACAACATCAATTAATTTTTACCAAGATACT is a window encoding:
- the LOC140814151 gene encoding glutathione transferase GST 23-like, which produces MENKEGVKVVGFWVSPFVHRVRWALKLKGVEYEYIEEDIFDKSPLIFELNPVYALVPVLVHNGKPLPESCIILEYIDEAWTNNPLLPQHPLERAQARFWVKFAEEKVFPALKGLLFSEGEIQEERLKLAMDVLQKMEEILRGNTFFGGETIGYLDLVLGFISYVLPVWEEIACFKILDPSKYPSLIAWIHNFLDHEAIKGEYMPSKEEMKTYFQWCRKTFM
- the LOC140814549 gene encoding 11S globulin seed storage protein Ana o 2.0101-like, with translation MKSSTAINVFTLSVRHFTTENTLPLLSKLPAMANSLLLPLSLVLMFSFHGCIAQLELSQRQFWQNLQEQQQHRLRAKTQCRIERLNAREPSRKYNYDAGHYEIWDSNSEDFECAGIEFVRYVIQPKGLYLPHYINAPGLIYVTEGSGIHGVVFPGCAETFESDSSFSSSEGHESRYRDRHQKLRRFRKGDVLALPQALTYWIYNDKNTPITIVALVDVGNDNNQLDLQFRKFFLAGKPQASQSQGEYRESRRSREQGSQGGRGREEEQEKGNIFAGFDQDLLAEALDVDTQIINKLQSREDERGVIVRAEKLRLALPEFEEEREREREPGSEGYNGLEETFCSAKIRENIDHPARADVYNPRGGRLSTVNSHSLPILSYLRLSAQKGVLYKNAIMTPHWSTNSHSAMYVTRGSARIQVVGNNGRRVFDEDVNQGQLLVMPQNFVVVKKASNEGFEWITFKTNDNAISNQLAGRLSAIRAMPIDVLTNSYGFSREDAWDLKYKREEATLFSPGSES